The Sandaracinaceae bacterium genome window below encodes:
- a CDS encoding S1 RNA-binding domain-containing protein — translation MTSNDDFRSFMEQSAPASVRRLTKGERVRGRIVHIGADSVFVDLGGRSDARIAKLELQRPDGSLSVKIGDEIEATVVDPHANDGPLLVVTMGHGGGIDVRELQLALDTRTPIEGRFSKAQKGGLEVTIGSTRAFCPASQVSNSYVAELEPLVGQTARFMVLEIKEEGRSVIVSRRQVIELEKAEAGRARLGELKEGAIMSGTVSSIQKFGAFIDLGGIEGLVHISEISRGRVERVGDVLTAGETVEVKVLRIEAPEDAKHAARITLSMKALQQAAPSAAPTPAPAKDTVLEGTVVKHLPHGVVVETKQGEGLVPARELDVQEGRDLRRAYPLGEVLQVVLLDASRGKLRFSATKVAEVQARNDFRDYKTAQAGAEGGSGGALAAALGKLSLSNLPATPSREALERIAKEEQKAREARERELAEQRARDEARLAQAARTEEARLAQARPVMPSTTPLTAPVAAPVASTTAQPAPSAEAPAEAEETEGEADGAKRRRVVRSYDLK, via the coding sequence ATGACCAGCAACGATGACTTCCGGTCCTTCATGGAGCAGTCCGCCCCCGCGTCCGTCCGGCGCTTGACCAAGGGGGAGCGTGTGCGCGGGCGCATCGTGCACATCGGCGCGGACAGCGTCTTCGTGGACCTCGGCGGTCGCTCCGATGCGCGCATCGCCAAGCTCGAGCTCCAGCGGCCGGATGGCTCGTTGAGCGTGAAGATCGGGGACGAGATCGAGGCCACGGTGGTGGACCCGCACGCCAACGACGGTCCGCTGCTGGTGGTCACCATGGGGCACGGCGGCGGCATCGACGTGCGCGAGCTGCAGCTGGCGCTCGACACGCGCACGCCCATCGAGGGGCGCTTCAGCAAGGCGCAGAAGGGTGGCCTCGAGGTCACCATCGGCTCCACGCGCGCGTTCTGTCCCGCCTCGCAGGTCAGCAACTCCTATGTGGCCGAGCTCGAGCCGCTGGTGGGTCAGACGGCGCGCTTCATGGTCCTCGAGATCAAGGAAGAGGGCCGCTCCGTGATCGTGTCGCGCCGGCAGGTCATCGAGCTCGAGAAGGCCGAGGCGGGGCGTGCGCGCCTGGGTGAGCTGAAGGAGGGCGCCATCATGAGCGGCACCGTCAGCTCCATCCAGAAGTTCGGTGCGTTCATCGACTTGGGTGGCATCGAGGGGCTGGTGCACATCTCCGAGATCTCGCGCGGCCGCGTCGAGCGCGTGGGCGACGTGCTCACCGCCGGCGAGACGGTGGAGGTCAAGGTGCTGCGCATCGAGGCCCCCGAGGACGCCAAGCACGCGGCGCGCATCACGCTGTCCATGAAGGCGCTCCAGCAGGCTGCGCCCAGCGCCGCCCCGACTCCCGCGCCGGCCAAGGACACCGTGCTCGAGGGCACCGTGGTCAAGCACCTGCCGCACGGTGTCGTGGTGGAGACCAAGCAGGGCGAGGGCCTGGTCCCCGCGCGCGAGCTGGACGTGCAAGAGGGCCGCGACCTGCGACGCGCCTACCCGCTGGGCGAGGTCCTGCAGGTGGTCCTGTTGGACGCCTCGCGCGGCAAGCTGCGCTTCAGCGCCACCAAGGTGGCCGAGGTGCAGGCGCGCAACGACTTCCGCGACTACAAGACCGCGCAGGCGGGCGCCGAGGGCGGCTCGGGCGGCGCACTCGCGGCCGCGCTCGGCAAGCTGAGCCTCTCCAACCTGCCAGCTACCCCCTCGCGCGAGGCCCTCGAGCGCATCGCGAAGGAAGAGCAGAAGGCCCGCGAGGCGCGTGAGCGCGAGCTCGCCGAGCAGCGCGCCCGCGACGAAGCTCGCCTGGCCCAAGCCGCCCGCACCGAAGAGGCGCGCCTGGCCCAAGCCCGTCCGGTCATGCCGTCGACCACGCCCCTGACGGCGCCCGTCGCCGCCCCGGTCGCAAGCACCACAGCTCAACCGGCCCCCTCCGCAGAGGCCCCCGCCGAAGCCGAAGAGACCGAAGGCGAGGCCGACGGCGCCAAGCGCCGGCGCGTGGTCCGCAGCTACGATCTGAAGTAA